In the genome of Eggerthella sp. YY7918, one region contains:
- the rplF gene encoding 50S ribosomal protein L6 yields MSRIGKQPITVPAGVDVTIDGTTVTVKGQKGELTRSFPSIMIIKREGDDILVERPDDSREAKSYHGLVRTLIANMIEGASNGFTKKLQLVGVGYRAALKGKDLELQLGYSHPVLVEAPENITFEVPSQTEIIVSGPSKEQVGQVAANIRAWRKPEPYKGKGIRYEGEYVRRKLGKAAKSD; encoded by the coding sequence ATGTCTCGTATCGGCAAACAGCCCATCACCGTTCCTGCCGGCGTCGACGTAACCATCGACGGCACCACCGTGACGGTGAAGGGCCAGAAGGGCGAGCTCACGCGCAGCTTTCCCTCCATTATGATTATCAAGCGCGAGGGCGACGACATTCTGGTCGAGCGTCCGGATGATTCCCGCGAGGCCAAGAGCTACCACGGTCTTGTGCGTACGCTCATCGCCAACATGATCGAGGGCGCATCCAACGGTTTCACCAAGAAGCTCCAGCTCGTTGGCGTTGGCTACCGTGCCGCGCTCAAGGGCAAGGATCTTGAGTTGCAGCTTGGATATTCCCACCCCGTTCTTGTTGAGGCACCCGAGAACATCACGTTCGAGGTTCCCAGCCAGACCGAGATCATCGTGTCCGGCCCGAGCAAGGAGCAGGTTGGCCAGGTTGCGGCCAACATTCGCGCGTGGCGCAAGCCTGAGCCCTACAAGGGCAAGGGTATTCGCTACGAGGGCGAGTATGTCCGCCGCAAGCTCGGCAAGGCCGCCAAGTCCGACTAG
- a CDS encoding adenylate kinase, whose translation MNIVLLGAPGAGKGTQAARLVEEFSTPHISTGDMLRAAVKAGTPLGKKAKSYMDAGDLVPDDVIIGLVTERLQDPDTEKGFILDGFPRTSAQAVALDAELSKLNRPLDAALLIDVDPEVIVKRLTSRRMCKNCDYIGSVADATCPKCGGEMYQRDDDNEATVRNRLDVYEKSTSPLIDYYRGCDLLVSIDGDRDPDVVYADVKQALNL comes from the coding sequence ATGAATATCGTGTTGTTGGGGGCGCCGGGTGCCGGTAAGGGTACGCAGGCTGCTCGGTTGGTCGAAGAGTTCAGTACGCCGCATATTTCGACTGGTGATATGCTGCGCGCTGCAGTCAAGGCCGGAACTCCGCTGGGCAAGAAGGCGAAGTCGTACATGGATGCGGGCGATCTGGTGCCCGACGATGTGATCATCGGGCTTGTCACGGAGCGTTTGCAAGACCCTGACACCGAGAAGGGTTTCATTCTCGATGGATTCCCGCGCACGTCCGCTCAGGCTGTCGCACTCGACGCAGAGCTGTCTAAGCTGAATCGTCCGCTTGATGCGGCGCTGCTCATCGACGTTGATCCCGAGGTTATCGTCAAGCGTCTCACGTCGCGTCGTATGTGCAAAAACTGCGACTACATCGGCTCGGTGGCCGACGCTACCTGCCCGAAGTGCGGCGGCGAGATGTATCAGCGCGACGACGACAACGAGGCCACAGTGCGCAATCGTCTCGACGTGTACGAGAAGTCCACGAGCCCGCTCATCGACTACTACCGCGGCTGCGATCTGCTGGTTTCCATCGATGGCGACCGCGACCCAGACGTGGTCTACGCCGACGTCAAGCAGGCGCTTAACCTCTAA
- the rpsE gene encoding 30S ribosomal protein S5, whose protein sequence is MARNNRQDNAAVPELEERVVYINRVSKVVKGGRRFALTALVVVGDGNGRVGVGMGKSQEVPIAIKKGVEDAKKNMFTVPLTPEKTLPHDIIGEYGAGRVLIKPATPGTGVIAGGAARAVMELAGVTDVLTKSLGTDNIMNVVKATAEGLKNMQSPEQVAERRGMSVAQMFGWKEKK, encoded by the coding sequence ATGGCTCGTAATAACAGGCAAGACAACGCCGCGGTCCCCGAGCTCGAGGAGCGCGTCGTCTACATCAATCGCGTGTCGAAGGTTGTCAAGGGCGGTCGTCGTTTCGCGCTTACCGCACTCGTCGTTGTTGGCGACGGTAACGGCCGCGTCGGCGTGGGTATGGGCAAGTCCCAAGAAGTGCCTATCGCCATCAAGAAGGGCGTCGAAGACGCGAAGAAGAACATGTTCACCGTGCCGCTGACGCCGGAAAAGACGCTGCCACACGACATCATTGGCGAGTATGGTGCCGGTCGCGTGCTCATCAAGCCGGCTACGCCTGGTACGGGCGTTATCGCCGGTGGCGCAGCGCGTGCCGTCATGGAGTTGGCGGGTGTGACCGACGTGCTTACCAAGTCGCTCGGCACCGACAACATCATGAACGTGGTTAAGGCAACCGCCGAGGGTCTCAAGAACATGCAGAGCCCCGAGCAGGTAGCTGAGCGCCGCGGCATGTCGGTTGCTCAGATGTTCGGCTGGAAGGAGAAGAAGTAA
- the rpmD gene encoding 50S ribosomal protein L30: protein MADAKKTLRITQVKSAIGRPADQGKTLRALGLGKIGRSVDQVDNECVRGMIFKIKHLVTVEEL from the coding sequence ATGGCAGACGCGAAAAAGACGCTGCGCATCACTCAGGTCAAAAGCGCTATCGGCCGTCCAGCTGATCAGGGTAAGACTCTGCGTGCGCTCGGCCTCGGCAAGATTGGTCGTTCGGTCGATCAGGTTGACAACGAGTGTGTCCGCGGCATGATCTTCAAGATCAAGCATCTTGTGACCGTAGAAGAACTGTAG
- the rpsH gene encoding 30S ribosomal protein S8, producing the protein MTMTDPIADMLTRVRNANSAGKPTVAMPTSKKLVEIARIMQEEGYIQGYDVIDGEPRATLEITLKYGDKKAKTIRGIKRISKPGLRIYAGKDELPRVLGGLGTAVISTSKGVMTDRDARKLGIGGEVVAYIW; encoded by the coding sequence ATGACCATGACCGACCCCATCGCAGATATGCTTACGCGCGTGCGTAATGCTAATTCTGCCGGTAAGCCGACGGTGGCGATGCCGACGAGCAAGAAGCTTGTCGAGATCGCGCGCATCATGCAAGAAGAAGGCTATATTCAGGGTTACGACGTCATCGACGGCGAACCCCGCGCCACGCTTGAGATTACGCTCAAGTACGGCGACAAGAAGGCCAAGACCATCCGCGGCATCAAGCGCATCTCGAAGCCCGGTCTGCGTATCTACGCGGGCAAGGACGAGCTGCCGCGCGTGCTCGGTGGCTTGGGTACCGCTGTCATCTCGACGAGCAAAGGCGTGATGACCGATCGCGATGCTCGCAAATTGGGCATCGGCGGCGAAGTCGTCGCCTACATCTGGTAG
- the rplO gene encoding 50S ribosomal protein L15 gives MELKDLKPAEGSRKDRKRVGRGPASGTGKTAGRGMNGQKSRAGGGKGAGFEGGQTPLARRLPKLPGFTNINHVEYLPVNVKRLEENFEAGDVVDGESLKAKGIIKHADALVKVLGDGEITKALTVKVDKVSASAKAKIEAAGGKVEEPC, from the coding sequence ATGGAACTGAAAGATCTTAAGCCGGCTGAGGGTTCTCGCAAGGATCGCAAGCGCGTGGGCCGTGGCCCTGCATCGGGTACGGGTAAGACTGCCGGTCGCGGTATGAACGGCCAGAAGTCCCGTGCCGGTGGCGGCAAGGGTGCCGGTTTTGAGGGTGGCCAGACTCCGCTTGCGCGTCGTCTGCCGAAGCTGCCCGGCTTTACGAATATCAACCATGTGGAATACCTGCCGGTCAACGTCAAGCGTCTTGAGGAGAACTTCGAGGCGGGCGATGTGGTTGACGGCGAAAGCCTGAAGGCCAAGGGCATCATCAAGCATGCCGACGCACTCGTGAAGGTGCTTGGCGACGGTGAAATTACGAAGGCGCTCACCGTCAAGGTTGACAAAGTGTCTGCCTCGGCTAAGGCGAAAATTGAGGCAGCCGGAGGAAAGGTTGAAGAGCCTTGCTAA
- the secY gene encoding preprotein translocase subunit SecY: protein MLSSLIDAFKVPELRKKILFTLAILALYRFGAYVPVPGIPFNEFANQFTQSGGVSMTMLDLFTGGALSNFSVFSLGIMPYITASIIMQLMQGVIPAIGRWAKEGETGRRKITQVTRYLTLGLGLINAIGYLLLFKSPAYGVVFSTEVPEILTDIIVVFTLVAGTAFIMWMGELITQRGVGNGMSLIIFVSIVSRVPSAIYSSITQSSADAGMSIAITVLIVLVVLACIPAIIFVERAQRRIPVNYAKRVQGRKMMGGQSTYIPLKVNAAGVIPIIFASCLIYFPAQLAALFNVGWLTAVADAISSGWVNWILTVLLIVFFAYFYTSMVFNPDETADNLRKQGGFIPGVRPGSATVQYIKNVLHRVTLPGGIFIAVIAVVPTIIFYFTGNQLVQAFGGTSILIMIGVALDTMNKVESQLKMHNYDGFFK, encoded by the coding sequence TTGCTAAGCTCTCTCATCGATGCATTTAAGGTACCGGAGCTACGTAAAAAGATTCTTTTTACGCTGGCTATTCTCGCGCTGTACCGCTTCGGTGCGTACGTGCCGGTACCGGGCATTCCGTTCAACGAGTTTGCGAATCAATTTACGCAAAGCGGCGGCGTTTCCATGACCATGCTCGACCTGTTCACCGGTGGTGCGTTGTCGAACTTCTCGGTGTTCTCGCTCGGCATTATGCCCTACATTACGGCATCTATCATCATGCAGCTTATGCAGGGCGTCATTCCGGCTATCGGACGCTGGGCAAAGGAAGGCGAGACGGGTCGTCGTAAGATCACGCAGGTTACGCGTTATCTGACGCTGGGCCTTGGCCTTATCAACGCTATCGGTTACCTGCTGCTGTTCAAATCGCCGGCGTATGGCGTTGTGTTCAGCACGGAGGTCCCCGAGATCCTCACCGACATCATCGTGGTGTTCACATTGGTAGCCGGTACGGCGTTCATCATGTGGATGGGCGAGCTTATCACGCAGCGCGGTGTGGGCAACGGCATGTCTCTCATCATTTTCGTGAGCATCGTGTCGCGCGTGCCGAGTGCTATCTATTCGTCTATTACGCAAAGCTCCGCTGACGCTGGCATGAGCATAGCCATTACGGTACTTATCGTTTTGGTGGTGCTGGCCTGCATCCCCGCGATCATTTTCGTGGAGCGCGCACAGCGTCGTATTCCTGTGAACTACGCCAAGCGTGTACAGGGTCGCAAGATGATGGGCGGACAGTCCACCTACATTCCCCTCAAGGTGAATGCGGCGGGCGTTATCCCCATCATTTTCGCAAGCTGCCTGATTTACTTCCCGGCGCAGCTGGCGGCGTTGTTTAACGTGGGTTGGTTGACTGCGGTGGCCGACGCTATTTCGTCGGGCTGGGTCAATTGGATCCTTACCGTTCTGCTGATCGTGTTCTTCGCGTACTTCTACACCTCGATGGTGTTCAATCCGGACGAGACGGCCGACAATCTGCGCAAGCAGGGCGGTTTTATCCCCGGCGTGCGTCCTGGTTCGGCGACGGTGCAGTACATCAAGAATGTGCTTCATCGCGTCACGTTGCCCGGCGGCATTTTCATTGCGGTTATCGCAGTGGTGCCTACCATCATCTTCTACTTTACGGGCAACCAGCTGGTTCAGGCGTTCGGCGGCACTTCGATCCTCATCATGATCGGCGTTGCTCTTGACACCATGAACAAGGTGGAAAGCCAGCTGAAGATGCATAACTACGACGGTTTCTTCAAGTAG
- the rplP gene encoding 50S ribosomal protein L16 — protein MLVPKRVKHRKVQRGSMKGKAKGGTRLNHGTYGIQALEAHWITNRQIEAARIAMTRHMKRGGKVWITIFPDKPITQKPAETRMGSGKGNPEAWVAVVKPGRIMFEIDGVDEATAKEALRLAINKLPIKCKIVSKETEGQE, from the coding sequence ATGCTCGTACCCAAGCGCGTGAAGCACCGTAAGGTGCAGCGTGGTTCCATGAAGGGCAAGGCCAAAGGTGGCACTCGGCTGAATCATGGTACCTACGGGATCCAGGCTCTCGAAGCCCATTGGATCACAAACCGCCAGATCGAGGCAGCCCGTATCGCCATGACCCGTCACATGAAGCGTGGCGGTAAGGTGTGGATTACCATCTTCCCGGACAAGCCGATCACGCAAAAGCCTGCCGAGACCCGCATGGGTTCCGGTAAGGGCAACCCTGAGGCATGGGTAGCCGTCGTCAAGCCCGGTCGCATCATGTTTGAGATCGACGGTGTTGACGAGGCGACCGCGAAGGAAGCGCTTCGTCTCGCCATCAACAAGTTGCCCATCAAGTGCAAGATTGTTTCGAAGGAAACGGAAGGGCAGGAATAA
- the rpsQ gene encoding 30S ribosomal protein S17, which produces MSEDRNSRKVRQGVVVSAVNDKTCIVQVHERKPHPVYKKMMTVTKKFHAHDENNEAGVGDTVQIMETRPLSKMKRWRLVKIVEKAK; this is translated from the coding sequence ATGAGTGAAGATCGCAACTCCCGCAAGGTCCGTCAGGGCGTCGTGGTGAGCGCTGTCAATGACAAGACCTGCATCGTGCAAGTTCACGAGCGCAAGCCGCATCCGGTGTACAAGAAGATGATGACGGTGACGAAGAAGTTCCATGCGCATGACGAGAACAACGAGGCTGGCGTCGGCGACACCGTGCAAATTATGGAGACCCGCCCGCTGTCTAAGATGAAGCGCTGGCGTCTCGTGAAAATCGTCGAGAAGGCCAAGTAG
- the rplN gene encoding 50S ribosomal protein L14 — protein sequence MIQMQTMLAVADNSGARKVQCIKVLGGSKRRYAGLGDVIICSVKEAMPNGNVKKGDVVRCVVVRVKKEVRRNDGSYIKFDQNACVLIDANGAPRGTRIFGPVARELRDKKYMKIVSLAPETL from the coding sequence ATGATTCAGATGCAAACCATGCTCGCAGTGGCCGACAACTCGGGCGCTCGCAAGGTGCAGTGCATCAAGGTTCTGGGCGGCTCTAAGCGCCGTTACGCAGGCCTCGGTGACGTGATCATCTGCAGCGTCAAGGAAGCGATGCCCAACGGCAACGTGAAAAAGGGCGATGTTGTGCGCTGTGTCGTCGTGCGCGTGAAGAAGGAAGTTCGCCGCAACGACGGTAGCTACATTAAGTTTGACCAGAACGCGTGTGTGCTCATCGACGCGAACGGCGCTCCGCGCGGTACGCGTATCTTCGGGCCGGTGGCTCGCGAGCTGCGCGACAAGAAGTACATGAAGATCGTGTCTTTGGCACCGGAAACGCTCTAA
- the rpsC gene encoding 30S ribosomal protein S3 produces the protein MGQKVSPTGFRLGITEEWRSRWYADKDYAKNLENDLAIRKFLDKQLVRAAVSKIEIERAGDKIKVVVTTARPGVVIGKKGAEIDSLRKKLEKIANGAVSIEVIEIKRPELDAALIAQSVAEQLEGRVAFRRAMRKAVQSARKSGAKGIRIQCSGRLGGAEMSRREWYREGRVPLHTLRAKIDYGFCTAATTMGSIGVQVWVYHGEMLPGQKAPQPALEGSSRPNRSRRNDRNERGRK, from the coding sequence ATGGGTCAGAAAGTAAGCCCCACCGGGTTCCGTCTTGGCATTACTGAAGAATGGCGCAGCCGCTGGTACGCCGACAAAGATTACGCCAAGAACCTGGAAAACGACTTGGCCATCAGGAAGTTTTTGGACAAGCAGCTCGTTCGCGCCGCCGTCTCCAAGATTGAGATCGAGCGCGCTGGCGATAAGATTAAGGTTGTCGTGACCACGGCCCGCCCGGGTGTTGTCATTGGCAAGAAGGGCGCCGAGATCGATTCTCTGCGCAAGAAGCTCGAGAAGATCGCCAACGGTGCGGTCTCCATTGAGGTCATCGAGATCAAGCGTCCCGAGCTTGATGCTGCGCTCATCGCGCAGTCTGTCGCCGAGCAGCTCGAAGGTCGTGTGGCGTTCCGTCGCGCCATGCGCAAGGCGGTTCAGTCCGCCCGCAAGTCGGGTGCCAAGGGCATCCGCATCCAGTGCTCCGGCCGCCTGGGCGGCGCGGAGATGAGCCGCCGCGAGTGGTACCGCGAGGGTCGCGTGCCGCTGCATACGCTGCGTGCCAAGATTGACTACGGTTTCTGCACCGCCGCTACGACGATGGGTTCCATCGGCGTGCAGGTGTGGGTGTATCACGGCGAGATGCTTCCCGGCCAGAAGGCGCCGCAGCCGGCGCTCGAGGGTAGCTCCCGTCCGAACCGTTCCCGTCGCAATGATCGTAACGAGAGGGGGCGCAAGTAA
- the rplR gene encoding 50S ribosomal protein L18, whose amino-acid sequence MNKLQKKQAGLARRHRRVRGKISGTSTRPRLCVTRSNNNIYVQFVDDVAGTTLCGVSTLGPEFKATGKNGATVEGAAALGEIAGKKAQESGVTEVVFDRGGNLYHGRVKALADAAREAGLKF is encoded by the coding sequence ATGAACAAGCTTCAAAAGAAACAGGCCGGGCTGGCTCGCCGCCATCGCCGTGTACGCGGTAAGATTTCCGGAACGTCAACCCGTCCTCGCTTGTGCGTAACGCGCAGCAACAACAATATCTATGTGCAGTTCGTCGACGATGTCGCTGGCACCACCTTGTGCGGCGTTTCGACGCTTGGCCCCGAGTTCAAAGCGACGGGGAAGAACGGCGCGACCGTAGAGGGCGCTGCCGCCCTCGGCGAGATCGCGGGCAAGAAGGCGCAGGAGTCCGGTGTCACGGAAGTCGTGTTTGACCGTGGCGGCAACCTGTATCACGGACGTGTGAAGGCATTGGCCGACGCTGCCCGTGAAGCAGGCTTGAAATTCTAG
- a CDS encoding type Z 30S ribosomal protein S14 produces the protein MAKKSMIAKAKREPKFSTRQHNRCTRCGRPRAYYRKFGLCRICVRELANKGELPGVTKASW, from the coding sequence ATGGCTAAGAAATCGATGATCGCCAAGGCCAAGCGCGAGCCGAAGTTCTCGACGCGGCAGCACAACCGCTGCACGCGCTGCGGACGTCCTCGTGCGTACTATCGCAAGTTCGGTCTGTGCCGTATTTGCGTACGCGAGTTGGCTAACAAAGGCGAACTGCCCGGCGTAACCAAGGCGTCGTGGTAA
- a CDS encoding helix-turn-helix transcriptional regulator → MDKRKTEREVSMIALGIAALWLWSICLFPSAGVESPLGSPTDFHVPSWFISLFVGTGVTLLIALLPSRFCSNRAFFIMVLFGCLFQVAAVVVASLPSETVYLNTISGICTGLSIGVLWLAWSWGLVHLDVEQVEAIFVRALFFTAFGFMLIILLPTWLRVGAMLTLPVIQLGLYVLSDIAPFSALSNTGFSDSGSKRTENETPASARPVSKVGNSPSGFRPIAQTLARCLLAYALVSLTGEALRSVKPALLLDPFWLFALGMFVAGFILLLFIKHSNRVDVFGAIRWIFPLVALGVVFATDEHRVLASLGIVLIVLGHASFEGMLRMDIIALAQRSAEHKLRIVSFGLAAISVGAATGIVVFNFLSFIGNNDRVLLYSFVLLVWMILLFFTGSKRPESRQSEPLKNEDICGLIAAEYGLTPRETEILGYLIEGRSHPFIRDELCISKGTVDTHVRHIYEKMNVSSKQDLISTVKEARLSVPS, encoded by the coding sequence ATGGACAAGCGCAAAACCGAAAGAGAAGTCTCCATGATTGCGCTTGGCATCGCAGCGCTTTGGCTGTGGTCTATCTGTCTCTTTCCGTCTGCAGGCGTTGAATCGCCACTGGGTAGTCCGACCGACTTCCATGTTCCCTCTTGGTTTATTTCGCTTTTTGTTGGCACAGGCGTTACTCTTCTTATCGCGCTTCTTCCCTCCCGATTTTGCTCTAATCGCGCGTTTTTCATTATGGTCCTGTTCGGATGTCTCTTTCAGGTTGCCGCCGTAGTGGTGGCCTCGCTCCCTTCAGAGACGGTTTACTTAAATACGATATCCGGAATATGTACTGGCCTGTCTATCGGCGTGCTATGGCTTGCATGGTCATGGGGTCTCGTCCATTTGGATGTCGAACAGGTAGAGGCAATATTTGTTCGGGCACTCTTTTTTACTGCTTTCGGCTTTATGCTGATCATCTTATTGCCCACATGGCTACGTGTTGGAGCAATGCTTACTCTCCCGGTCATTCAATTAGGGCTTTATGTTCTTTCAGATATCGCCCCCTTTTCCGCCCTTAGCAACACGGGATTTTCTGACTCTGGGTCAAAACGTACCGAAAACGAAACGCCCGCCTCAGCAAGGCCTGTTTCAAAAGTTGGAAATTCCCCAAGCGGCTTTCGCCCCATCGCACAGACGTTGGCCAGATGCCTGTTGGCCTATGCGCTCGTTTCTCTTACAGGGGAAGCGTTACGCTCGGTAAAACCCGCGCTCCTCCTCGATCCATTCTGGCTGTTCGCCCTTGGCATGTTTGTCGCTGGATTCATTTTGCTGCTCTTCATCAAGCATTCGAATCGCGTTGACGTATTTGGTGCGATCCGTTGGATATTTCCCCTCGTTGCTTTAGGAGTTGTTTTTGCAACAGATGAACATCGCGTTTTAGCTTCCCTTGGTATTGTTTTGATTGTTCTTGGGCACGCATCATTCGAAGGTATGTTGCGCATGGACATCATAGCCCTTGCGCAACGTTCCGCCGAGCATAAACTACGCATCGTCTCTTTTGGACTTGCAGCTATTAGCGTCGGCGCCGCCACTGGCATTGTAGTGTTCAACTTCCTGTCTTTCATTGGCAACAACGACAGGGTGCTTCTTTATTCATTTGTTCTATTAGTCTGGATGATCTTGCTGTTTTTTACCGGCTCGAAAAGGCCCGAATCAAGACAGTCGGAGCCCCTGAAGAATGAAGACATCTGCGGTTTGATTGCCGCTGAATACGGTCTCACACCACGCGAAACGGAAATTCTTGGATACCTCATTGAAGGACGCAGCCACCCGTTTATCCGTGATGAGTTATGCATCTCCAAAGGCACTGTCGATACCCACGTTCGCCATATTTACGAAAAAATGAACGTCTCCTCGAAACAAGACCTAATCAGCACCGTAAAAGAAGCTCGCTTGTCGGTGCCGTCATAA
- the rplX gene encoding 50S ribosomal protein L24, with translation MQIKKGDKVQVLAGKDKGKEGVVLRALPQKQRVVVEKVNVIKKALRPTQQNPQGGISSIEAPIHVSNVMLVCPECKAATRVSKRFTEDGKKVRVCKKCGKDIDK, from the coding sequence ATGCAGATTAAAAAGGGCGATAAGGTGCAGGTTCTGGCTGGTAAGGACAAGGGCAAAGAGGGCGTTGTACTGCGCGCTTTGCCGCAGAAGCAGCGCGTCGTGGTCGAGAAGGTCAATGTGATCAAGAAGGCCCTGCGTCCCACGCAGCAAAACCCCCAGGGTGGTATTTCCTCCATCGAGGCTCCCATCCATGTGTCGAACGTCATGCTCGTGTGCCCCGAATGCAAGGCGGCCACGCGTGTGAGCAAGCGCTTCACCGAGGACGGCAAGAAGGTCCGCGTGTGCAAGAAGTGCGGAAAAGACATCGATAAGTAG
- the rplV gene encoding 50S ribosomal protein L22: protein MEAKATARYVRISPRKARIVIDLIRGKSVPQAREILQFTNRGAAEIVEKTLNSAVANAENLHHVRPETLVVKTAFADEGPTLKRIRPRAKGSASRIRKRTSHITIIVAPREEA from the coding sequence ATGGAAGCTAAAGCAACTGCACGCTACGTCCGCATTTCGCCCCGCAAGGCGCGCATCGTGATCGACCTGATCCGCGGCAAGTCCGTGCCGCAGGCGCGCGAGATCCTGCAGTTTACGAACCGTGGTGCTGCCGAGATTGTTGAGAAGACGCTCAACTCGGCTGTGGCCAACGCCGAGAACCTGCACCATGTGCGTCCGGAAACGCTCGTCGTGAAGACGGCCTTCGCCGACGAAGGTCCCACGCTCAAGCGTATTCGTCCGCGCGCTAAGGGCTCCGCGTCGCGCATCCGTAAGCGCACGAGCCACATCACAATCATCGTTGCACCGCGAGAGGAGGCATAA
- the rplE gene encoding 50S ribosomal protein L5 has protein sequence MTVPRLKEMYTKEIVPKLEKELGMSNVNKVPRLEKIVVNMGVGAAAADHKLLDSAMADMRIITGQQPCITRARKSIAGFHVREGQPIGCKVTLRGDRMWEFLDRLLATALPRVRDFRGLSPKSFDGRGNYTMGVTEQLIFPEIDYDKIDRTRGMDITFVTTAENNDEAFALLDALGFPFKDKK, from the coding sequence ATGACAGTTCCTCGTCTTAAGGAAATGTACACCAAGGAAATCGTGCCCAAGCTTGAAAAAGAGCTGGGTATGAGCAATGTTAACAAGGTTCCGCGTCTCGAGAAGATCGTGGTGAACATGGGCGTCGGTGCAGCTGCCGCCGACCACAAGCTGCTCGATTCCGCCATGGCTGACATGCGTATCATCACGGGCCAGCAGCCCTGCATCACGCGTGCACGCAAGTCCATCGCAGGCTTCCATGTACGTGAAGGCCAGCCTATCGGTTGCAAGGTGACGCTGCGCGGCGACCGCATGTGGGAGTTCCTTGATCGCCTGCTGGCGACAGCGCTTCCCCGCGTGCGCGACTTCCGTGGTCTGTCGCCGAAAAGCTTTGACGGCCGCGGCAACTACACCATGGGCGTTACCGAGCAGTTGATCTTCCCCGAGATCGACTACGATAAGATTGATCGCACGCGTGGTATGGACATCACGTTTGTGACGACGGCAGAGAACAACGACGAAGCCTTCGCGCTGCTCGACGCGCTGGGATTCCCGTTCAAGGATAAGAAGTAA
- the rpmC gene encoding 50S ribosomal protein L29 has product MKAAEIHELSADDLQAKLKEARAELFNLRFQMATSQLDNTARVKQVKKDIARIQTEMRARELSA; this is encoded by the coding sequence ATGAAAGCAGCAGAGATCCATGAGCTGTCTGCCGACGATTTGCAGGCGAAACTCAAGGAAGCGCGCGCGGAGCTTTTCAACCTGCGCTTCCAAATGGCCACGAGCCAGCTTGATAACACTGCCCGCGTAAAGCAGGTCAAAAAGGACATCGCGCGCATTCAGACCGAAATGCGTGCCCGCGAGCTGAGCGCTTAG
- the rpsS gene encoding 30S ribosomal protein S19 — protein sequence MSRSLKKGPFVEPRLLDRIEKMNAANEKNVIKTWSRSSTIFPEMVGHTIAVHDGRKHVPVYVTESMVGHKLGEFAPTRTFKGHSADKGKR from the coding sequence GTGAGTAGAAGTTTGAAAAAAGGTCCTTTCGTAGAACCGCGCCTTCTTGATCGTATCGAGAAGATGAACGCGGCGAACGAGAAGAACGTCATCAAGACATGGTCGCGCTCCAGCACCATCTTCCCGGAAATGGTGGGTCACACCATTGCCGTGCATGATGGCCGCAAGCACGTGCCGGTATATGTCACCGAATCCATGGTCGGCCACAAGCTGGGCGAATTCGCCCCGACCCGTACGTTTAAGGGTCACTCTGCCGACAAGGGCAAGCGATAA